GACATTTGCTTGAGGTAACGATAGAGCGCCCCGGGCATTAGGCGAATGGCGCCGTTGGTAGTCCGCTCGACCTCGTCGGCAATGTACGAGCCGTGATGTTCGTCGTCAGCCAACGCAAGTAGGATATGAAATGCGCTGGCACCCAGCGGGTGAGCGCGGTCTTCTGAGGTACCAAGCACGAATGTCTCCAGACATATCTCAAATGCGCTATTGTTTGTTATACTATATCGCACGTGCGATATTGTCAACTGCATTTCAACTTCCCACGCGCGCCCTCAGCGGTAAACGAACGGGTCGGCTGGGGGCGCGATCCGCTCGGCGCTTGCAACGCGCAGGCGCAATCCGTCGGGTGCGTTGACGAGCGTGCCGCGAGCGCGCATCCAGCCGCGCGTTTCGCGCGGCGACGATTCCAAACGCAGGACGATCGGCGCGGCGTCCGCGCGGCAGCACGTAATCGCGTAGCGCACGAGCGAGACGGCGGCGCCGCTGCGCGTTACCTCGCCGGTAAAATCCACGACTTCGCCGGGGAATGCGTCGCTCAACGTCGTTTCGCTCGCGCGGTACGTTGGCGCGGGCGCGCCGAGAACCGCACCCGCGAACATGATCGCGGGCGCGAGCCAGACGTATCGTGCGCGGCGCGCGCGATGCCGCCATGCGAGCGATGCGAAGGCGATCGCGCTGCATGCAAGCGCGAACGTGAAGTGCGGATGCACCAGCGCGTCGCCGCGACGAACGGCAACGAGCCCACAGGCAAGCGCGCCGATGACGTACGCGCACGCGTCGTGCGACGTGTCGGGCGCGTGCGTTCGCACTCGTAGTGCCAGGCGCAAATCGGCGATCCCGGACGTGCACAAGAAGCCCGCCGCCACGAGCGGCGCGCTGGTCCGCAACGCGCCGGCAAAGCCGGCGGCGCCGAGCGCGCAGGCCGTGCCGACGGCTCCGAGAACGGCTCCGCCCGCAAACGCGAGCGCGTGTGGAAGGTGTGCGAGCGTCAATCGCGGCGCGATGAGTTCGCCTGCGATCGCGGCGGCAACGCCGAACGGCACGATGGTTTGTAACTGCGCCAACGGAGCGCGCGCGTGACCGCATTCGCGCCCCGTTCGATCGACGGCGCGGGCGACGAGCATCGCCGCTGCGAGCCGCGCACCGGCGACGAGCGGCCCGAACGCCAAGGCGACGGCAATCGCCGCCGGCAGCGATCGCGCGACCGGTCCCGCCCCGCACCCGCATCCGAGGTACGGAACCAGCCGCGCACCCCACCGCCTCGAGACCGCAAGCAGTCCCGAGCCGGCAAGAATGAAGGGCGCGCTTTCCAGCAGCGTGGCCGCGGTCGAGGCCAGCAGCGAGCGAGTTGTATCCGCCGGCAGCGATGCGATCGCGAGCGTCGCGGCGAGAATCGGCAGCACGCGCACGCCCACCCATCACGACGAGGCGGCGTTTGGCAAGAATACCGGGCGGCTCTGCGAACAGGGCTCAAGCCATGGCATCGAAGATCGCCGCCCCGCGCGGCACCCAGGACCTCATCCCGCCGTTCTCCGGGCGCTGGCAGGAGCTCGAAGCGCGCATTCACGCGCTCGCCCATCGCTATGGGTATGGCGAGATCCGCACGCCTATTTTCGAAGCGACCGAGCTCTTCGTCCGCGGCGTCGGCGAAACGACCGATATCGTCGAAAAAGAGATGTACACGTTTCTCGATAAGGGCGAACGCAGCATGACGCTGCGCCCCGAGTGGACGGCGCCCGTCATGCGGGCCGCGCTGCAGCACAACCTCTTCGCGACCGGCGCGCAACGCCTCTACTACGTGGGGCCGATCTTTCGGTACGAGCGCCCGCAGGCCGGGCGGTACCGGCAAGCGCACCAGTTCGGCGTCGAGTGCATCGGCTACAAGGGTCCCGAAGCCGACGTTGAGGCGATTGCGCTAGCTTGGGATCTGCTCCAATCGTACGGGCTGAGCGACGTCGTGCTCAACGTCAACTCGATCGGCGATCGGGTCTGCCGCCCCAACTATCGCGAGGCGCTGCTCGCGCACTTCCGCCCCCACGTGGAGAGCCTCTCCGCGGATTCGCGACGGCGCCTGGAACGCAATCCGCTGCGGCTGCTCGATAGCAAAGCCTCCGAAGACAAGCCGTACGTCGACTCGGCGCCGACTTTTGAAGATATCCTCTGCGGCGATTGCCGAACGCACTTCGAGGCCGTCAAGCGATATTTGATCGCGTTGGGGATCCCGTTTGTGGTCAACCCGCGCATCGTGCGCGGCCTCGATTACTATACGCGAACGGTCTTCGAGTTTATCTCCGGCTCGCTCGGCGCGCAGAGCACCGTCTGCGCGGGCGGCCGTTACGACGACCTGGTGGCGTCGTTGGGTGGTCCGGACGTTCCCTCGGTGGGCTTCGGCCTCGGCCTAGAACGCTTCTTGATGGTGGTCGAGGCCGCGGGCGGCACCGGCGAACCGGCGCGCGCCGGCGTGCAGGCGGTTGCCCTAGGCGCCGACGCGCGCGAACGCCTGGTGGCGCTCGTTGCGCAGATTCGCCGCGCCGCCAATCTGCCGGTCTTCATGGACTACGAAGAGCGCAAGGTGGCGGCGCAGCTCAAGATCGCCGATCGCAACAACGCGCGCTACGCGCTGATCCTGGGGAGCAACGAGCTCGCCGAGGGTACGATCGTGCTGCGCGACCTCGTCTCACGGACCGATCGGAGCCTGCCGCTCGCGACCGGAAAAGACGTCGTGGCAGCTCTCGTTGAAGTGGAGCGTTGATGGACGAAACCAAAACCCTACAGGAACTGCTGGAGATCATGCACGAGCACGATCTCGATGCGATTAAAGTGAAGGTCGGCGAGCAGATCTTCGAATTGGTGCGGCGCGAAGGCAATGCGGTCGCGTACGCGCCCGCCGGTGCGTTACCGGCTTCGGCGGCCGCGACCAACGCGGGCCCCTCCGGGACCGCTCCGGCGGCCGCTTCGGCCAACATCAAGAAGGTCACGGCGCCGCTGGTCGGCGTGTTCTATCGCTCGTCCTCGCCCGATGCCGAATCGTTCGTGCAAATCGGCGATCGCGTTGAGGTGGGCCAAGTGCTCTGCATCCTCGAGGCGATGAAACTCTTCAACGAGATCACGAGCGATTACGCGGGCGTGGTTTCGCGCATCGTTCCGGAGAACGGCGAGCTCGTTTCGCTCGGTCAGGAGATGTTTTGGATCGAACCGTAGACATCAAGGGCAGGCGCGGTTTCGAAGAATTGATGGCCGACCGCGATGGTATTTTCGATGCGACGCACTACAAAGTGCAAGTCGAGGCGATCGCCGACGCGATGGTCAAGGCCTTGCGTCGCGGGAACAAAGTGCTCTGGATGGGCAACGGCGGCAGCGCGGCCGAGGCCCAGCACATGGCCGCGGAACTGAGCGGCCGATTTCTGCGCGAACGTCCGGGCCTCTATAGCGAAGCGCTCAGCGTGAACACATCCACGCTGACGGCCGTCGGCAACGATTACGGCTACGATCACGTCTTTCGCCGGCAAGTCGAGGCGTTCGTGCAGCCCGGCGACGTGCTGATCGGCCTTACCACCAGCGGCGGCAGCCCGAATATCGTGCTGGCCTTCGAAGAGGCGCGCAAACGCGATGCGGTAACGGTCGCGATCACCGGAAACGGCGGCGGAAAAGTCGCCGAGATCGTCGATCTCGTGCTGCTGGGTCCCACCGGCTATTCGGCGATCGTGCAAGAAGTGCATCAGCGCATGTGCCACATCATCTGCGACCTCGTCGAACAACGCATCATCTTCGAACGCTGATGGAGCATACGGTACTCGCTCCGCCCGACGCCCGCACGCTCTTCGCGCGCATGCGCGGCCGCAAGATTCTCGTCGTCGGCGACGTGATGATCGACGAATGGATCTGGGGCACCGTCACGCGCATCTCCCCCGAGGCGCCGGTTCCGGTCGTTGCGGTCACCGATCATTCGTTCACGCTCGGCGGCGCCGGCAACGTTGCGAACAACCTGCGCGCGCTCGATGCGGCGGTGGATTTCGTCGCGGCCGTCGGTACCGATTCGTTTGCCGAGAACGTGCGCGAACTGCTCGAACGCGAGGGCGTCGCTGCCGGCGGCTTACTCGCGCTCGACGATCGGCCGACCACGCGCAAGACGCGGGTGGTCGCGCACAATCAGCAGGTCGTGCGCGCGGATTGGGAGTCGGCCGCACCGCTCGCGCAGGCCGATCGCGAACGCCTCTGCGCCGTCGTGCGCGAGCACGCGCCGCACGTCGATGCGATCGTGCTCAGCGATTATGCCAAGGGATTGCTCTCG
This genomic window from Candidatus Baltobacteraceae bacterium contains:
- the hisS gene encoding histidine--tRNA ligase; translation: MASKIAAPRGTQDLIPPFSGRWQELEARIHALAHRYGYGEIRTPIFEATELFVRGVGETTDIVEKEMYTFLDKGERSMTLRPEWTAPVMRAALQHNLFATGAQRLYYVGPIFRYERPQAGRYRQAHQFGVECIGYKGPEADVEAIALAWDLLQSYGLSDVVLNVNSIGDRVCRPNYREALLAHFRPHVESLSADSRRRLERNPLRLLDSKASEDKPYVDSAPTFEDILCGDCRTHFEAVKRYLIALGIPFVVNPRIVRGLDYYTRTVFEFISGSLGAQSTVCAGGRYDDLVASLGGPDVPSVGFGLGLERFLMVVEAAGGTGEPARAGVQAVALGADARERLVALVAQIRRAANLPVFMDYEERKVAAQLKIADRNNARYALILGSNELAEGTIVLRDLVSRTDRSLPLATGKDVVAALVEVER
- a CDS encoding SIS domain-containing protein, which gives rise to MDRTVDIKGRRGFEELMADRDGIFDATHYKVQVEAIADAMVKALRRGNKVLWMGNGGSAAEAQHMAAELSGRFLRERPGLYSEALSVNTSTLTAVGNDYGYDHVFRRQVEAFVQPGDVLIGLTTSGGSPNIVLAFEEARKRDAVTVAITGNGGGKVAEIVDLVLLGPTGYSAIVQEVHQRMCHIICDLVEQRIIFER
- the rfaE1 gene encoding D-glycero-beta-D-manno-heptose-7-phosphate kinase, whose protein sequence is MEHTVLAPPDARTLFARMRGRKILVVGDVMIDEWIWGTVTRISPEAPVPVVAVTDHSFTLGGAGNVANNLRALDAAVDFVAAVGTDSFAENVRELLEREGVAAGGLLALDDRPTTRKTRVVAHNQQVVRADWESAAPLAQADRERLCAVVREHAPHVDAIVLSDYAKGLLSREIAEAALVCPIVLADPKPQNLALFTGVTCVAPNAHEAAQATGVAIVDDASLERAGALLLERLECRYVVITRGEHGMALFGRDGERLHIPSVARKVFDVSGAGDTVIAVLTLALAAGARIELAMQLANFAAGAVVEKLGTATASAEEIIGLVEHGA
- the accB gene encoding acetyl-CoA carboxylase biotin carboxyl carrier protein, with amino-acid sequence MDETKTLQELLEIMHEHDLDAIKVKVGEQIFELVRREGNAVAYAPAGALPASAAATNAGPSGTAPAAASANIKKVTAPLVGVFYRSSSPDAESFVQIGDRVEVGQVLCILEAMKLFNEITSDYAGVVSRIVPENGELVSLGQEMFWIEP